The genomic region accattttaatttcatccaaaatacctaaaaatccaATTCTCCAAATAATGACTCACCTCAAGCACATCAAAAACCATCGTTTAGTGTCCTGAAAGCCCAGGAAAGAAAAATCGAGAACACAGCAAACGGATACCGAAAagataaatcaataaaattagaaagagCTAGATAGTGAGAGAAGGAAATCAAAATCATAGACGGAGATGGaaaaaaattgtgatgaatagtttaatttatttgaaataatttaaagtgtatttttgtcaaattataactaaatataattaaaaataattaaatttatttttataattatttttgaaatcttcTTATTAAGAAGATTATTcctcacaattttctcttaaaGCAAAGGACGAACCTCAAAATCTAAACGGTTGTACATCTTGACAATGTATCATCAAGAATTATATTAGAATTCCAATTTTCCAGctaagaatattttttttattcaatacTCAATATTCATTTCGTTTGTATAAGCTTAAATCTCCTAAAGGAATCAacaacatttttcctttttgacaTTAACATTTCTAGAAGAATTATCCAATACAACATCTCTGCAAACGGGATTAATTAGGGAGTTCATATTCTATAaagatatatttaaaataatcgaTAAATTAATAAGACATTCTCCCTATAAAAACCTTTGCTTTcttagaattttaaattaatttattttattaaaagaaaaggattcAAACtcaacaataattttttcaataaataaatatatgcaGCCACcattgaattaaatattccgatactaaaatttaaatcaatcaACCCTCATCATCCTCCAATTAAGATTAATAGCAACGAAAAGTAGTATTGAAGgcaaaaggaaagaacaaaTTTAAATTGGTGAAACTCTTCGGAAATGCAATTCAAGTACATTATATTTACTTCAGTTTACTGCACAAAAGATTAAGTATTGTTGACAATCATGGGTGCCCGAAGTTCTTAAGTACTTCTGTAAGAATGACCCCTCCTGCACATCCCATTACCAGAGTAAGCGTAAGCCTTCCTCCAGGAACAAGCTCTGGCAGTTTCAAAGATGTCGATGAATTGGATGAATTGGAGTACCGATCTAACCAAGACATTGCAGCAGGAAGAATTCCAAACAATACTAGTACTGGCAAAaacatggaaaattttgatagcTTTCAGATGTTTGCAAGGCAAAGGAATGGAAGCTTTTAATCAAAACTAGCGCAAACGAACTCGCAGTTGTTTGCATGGCAAGGTATTGTGATTATGTTTAAGTTCAAAAATTATGCAAAAtggaaaacaaattaatttatcacTACATCAATGGGTGTTcagagagagaggaaaaaatagaaaaatgtcTCAGGAAATTACCTCCATATGTTCCTGCAAAGTCCAAGGCTTTAAAAAAGATCTCTGGGTCTAGCAAAGCAAGTCCGAGGGGCGGAATCAAAGTCAAGAGATAGGGTTGAGGTCTATTCTTACCGGTCGGAAGTTTCAGCACTGAAATAATTGGAAAATGAgaacaaaaaattgaatatcttCATGAAACAACATTTTTGAAACAGAAACGCAATCAGTGCAAGGAGACAGTGTGCTGAAAGTAAACAGGTTCAACCTCTAGAACACCTCTTCCGATTATTTATTATCATACAAAACAGTAATTATGATGCAAAGTGTTTATGCATCAACTGTCTTGGAGGTTTGAATTGTGATATCaatctagttttttttttttatttgaaggaAGAGAATTCGAACACTGTTCTTTGAGTAAGAAGTACATGCACCAATCATACATAAAATGCTCGGATGTTAATATCGATCTAgttgattttgaaatgatttaaaaattggAAGTTCCATAGCAGAGCCCATGTATGGCAAACCTTTTCAGAAAGGCGATTGAAAATAACCTTCCACTGTTATGACATACGCATGCACAGGGATGCAGTTATCAATCAATGGTTATGGACGTAGAATCAGGAAAATATCAGAGAATTAATCTAAACTCTAAATGTTCGACTCATGTATAAGCTAGGTGATGCTCATAAGATCACTAACAAAGTTGAAGGAAGACTCACAGTCAGCCAGGAAATCTGAAAGGCCCAAAACAAACCCAATATAAGAAGTTGCAATTGCAAAAAGCGAGAACACCTCGATTATTGGCTGCAAATTAACAAAAGTGGTGTCACTTTCAAACTCAATTTGCTCCCTTTCAATCTGAAGTTTGGCTCAAGTCTTTCAAGCAAGAACTTACTCCAACAACTCCATTACTAGATCGTAATTGTTGCAGTGGGTCTATCATCTTATCAGTGCCCATTTCAAGATTTGTAATAGATCCTAGAATAACAGCATTCCAGACAAGAAATAAACCAAGCGGTATAGCTGTGCCTAGGACAATAGCAGTCCTGCGAAAACAAGATTTATCAGAGGGAGCAAACTTAAGGATGCAATGACAGCTGAAACAAAGAAAGCAGGCACTAAAAAATATTTGGATTAACAACTATTCTCATCCATCGCCTTAAATTTCCATCATTCCGATTGTTGACGATCAAAACTAGTTTTGTCAGAATCAAACATGATCAAAACAATGACAAAAATGCTGTGCCCCCATGATAGAAACTTGATCATCAGATTCAATAGATTAGTAATGTGCTAACATTTGACCTGAAAAAAAATGGAGGGGACGGGAATGAAATCCTATAAGCATATAATGATAAGATCTGTCACCTTACTTTTGACATGTTTCCTTCAAGATTTGTACAGAGAACTGGTACAACATTCTGAAGAAAGCAGATATAAGATGTTACAAAAACTTAAAGGTTAAATTATTATAGGTTAAAGATGTTACCTGGTAAACAAATGACAGAGCAATTATTGGTATACTCATAGGAACAGCTTCGAAGTTTGCTTTCAGAAGACTATCCCATTCTAGGCCTCCACTTGCAACAGCCTAAATAAAAAAGCTTATcaatataaaagaaacacaTTTGATAGGAGAAAAACACCATTTTTTTAGTCGTGTTAATGCATAAAGAGTTGACAGTAATCAGATATATTGAAGAGCAAACTCAGTAAAATGAACAAGTCTTGCTAAAGATctcaaatttataaaattattacatttttttatttgggaGGAGAGATTCAAATTTCGCTCTTTGAgtagagagaaagatgaattgtttcttcttctttatttatCTTCTTCTCAATTGATCCTTCCACGAGTTCCCCTTCGTAAGAATAAGGAATTGTTTCTCGCTAATATgatcataaaaatttttaaagttattcaGTATTTGTCTTACATAGTAGAGGCCAAAGGGGAAAGAGAATCAAGAAGGAAATAGAAGGTCGattcttcatcaataagaaaCAAAGAACATATATtctaaaagaaacaaaattgtgTTCACGAATGTGAGAAAGGACCTTATGATTTAGCACAAGTAATGAAATTTAAATCATATTGTTGATTAAAGTCAGGAAATTACCACAAGAGCAGCGAAAGAAGCAATGATTCCGAGCACAAGAATCCCATTAATGGCACCAATAAAGCGCTGGCTACAGTTGAAAATGAGCCAAAGTCAATCTTAATTTGTTCATtctaaaagaaagagaaaatgtcTGTTGAAGCCtaccaaaagaataaaaaaggaaCTGGAACATGTCCTCAACTCTATGATCATAGAACACTAGCTTTAGATTTTGTGGCCTATTAATGAATGGCTGGGctttatattgaaatatcAAACACTGTAAGTTAAAATATTCTGTAGTCTAATGCTctatctttgtttttctttttcccttaaacTACAAGGCATCAATTAGTGTAAAGgcaatttcaacttaaaatattagGTTCTAGGTATGACTGTATGAGGCACATCCTATGCCAACAGACCCAGAAATTTCATCCGGTGATATAGCTAGGAAGATTATGTTCATTCAGGGAAACATTCTATATCAAGAAGGAGAAACCAAACTTTTGTTTATGTGGCCAAAACAGGGTTGATGCAACTTTTTGTATTCCCTCTAGTGTGCTAAGAGACTGATCTCACTCACAACATCAGAACATCATGTAAatgtaataataaaaacagCAGAGAAGATTGTTTAAAGAACACCAACCTTCCAAAGTAGCATATGCCTCCCAAGACCAATGAGAACAATGTTGCACTTTCCCATCTGCAATCAAAGGCTGTCCATCAATACctaaaaaaacataaagcaGCTGTTTGATACATTAATCATAGAAAGCAAAATCAAGAGATCTAATTGGTATTAAGTTGCCTGAGAGAATTAGAAATAGAATTCAGGCTCATACAATGGAATGCCAAGATAATTTGTCAAGATATCTGAAGAACGAGCCACATAGGCAACAAGAAGGGCGTAATGTATAGATATGTATGACCAACTGCAAGACAagtaaacaacaaaaattaaagactCGGTTTGACAAAACAATCCAGAATATACAGTGGGTTAGCATCCAGATAACGTAACAAGGCAATGGCCGTTGCATGCATTAAAGCTTAAAATGTGCAAACATCTATAAGGTGTTggagaaacaaacaaaagcTTATCAAGAAAACAGCAACCTCgacaaaatttaattgtttgttATAATCATGCAGTTACTATATTTTCGccaaaactaataaaataatttcagcTTTTAAGTTCATTCTTTTACGAACATAAAGCACGCATTTTGATGGCTTCTGAGATGAAGTCCATCCAATTCCTCAACAGCTAGTAAAGCAGACAAATACTCCTTCAAAAGACGGGGAAAAGGACAAACAATCATTCATCCATAATAGACCCTAACTAAACATCTGACTGAGTTGCATTTTAACACATAATGACATTATATAAAGGAGTAAAATGTAAAATTGATGACTTCTCAGCCTACCAAGCAATTTGAACTCCAACAGATCCAAGAGTTCTCCTGGCCATAGATACCTGAAATAAACCATGTGGAAGTATAAGCATGTTAATTAGCTACAATGAGACTAAAGTATCAATATGCAAAACTATGGTAAATATCAGTAGGTaacaagattttaaatttggaTTTCGATTCTCAACATTCCTAATGGTAAAAGGAAATTACCAAGACTACGATTTCCATTagataagtaaataaataatcttgaaaatagtaaaattagtttccctctctttttccttaCACTTTTCTTGCAACTCTCCCTTAGTCAATCTGCAAGATGTTTGACAAAATTTATATGGATTTGTTTTGTCAAAGAGACATGCATGGAAATCAACTAACCATACTTCCTCTACGGTTCTACACCAAAGAGGTGACCACTTGCCATTAAAGTTCCTCTAGTTTAGCTATTATAGCTTTTGCTAATTAGTTGCTACTTAAAAGATAACCAGAAATTGTAATGCCCTATATGTTTTCATCAAAGCAAATCCTATATCTGCGCATGAGACTCATGCACAGGTAATCTGGCTTAATTCAAAGTTAAGAATctatatttttgaataaattaagAGTTCACATTAATTAGtatgaaatcaagaaatcagtgaaaaatttaatttaattcaagtAATAGTGgttaatagttaaaaatataaaatgtttttgtTCTTACGAAGGATGCACATGCACGTTGTGTGAAACTGAGCGGAATTGATTTTAAGGGATGAGAGTGATACAGAGTTACATACCAGTGAAACACCACCAGAACCCA from Theobroma cacao cultivar B97-61/B2 chromosome 9, Criollo_cocoa_genome_V2, whole genome shotgun sequence harbors:
- the LOC18590006 gene encoding tyrosine-specific transport protein is translated as MSVSVPLQTPTSLISRTGPKLCFHNQKYLCPTSLKRKRNHLRYDRIPTPLRTFKCSSQRQSADQAQEYEFERLFSNLNQATLKREPGSLSSAIFLVAGTTVGAGILAIPAVTQESGFLASAVACILCWIFMVATGLLIAEVNVNTMCELGSGGVSLVSMARRTLGSVGVQIACWSYISIHYALLVAYVARSSDILTNYLGIPLWESATLFSLVLGGICYFGSQRFIGAINGILVLGIIASFAALVAVASGGLEWDSLLKANFEAVPMSIPIIALSFVYQNVVPVLCTNLEGNMSKVRTAIVLGTAIPLGLFLVWNAVILGSITNLEMGTDKMIDPLQQLRSSNGVVGPIIEVFSLFAIATSYIGFVLGLSDFLADLLKLPTGKNRPQPYLLTLIPPLGLALLDPEIFFKALDFAGTYGVLVLFGILPAAMSWLDRYSNSSNSSTSLKLPELVPGGRLTLTLVMGCAGGVILTEVLKNFGHP